Proteins from a genomic interval of Pseudomonas paeninsulae:
- a CDS encoding flagellar biosynthesis protein FlhF produces MKRDQHEPQDVAHERVLLEHFRAQSQAEPSAGLDARILAAARTAQPSVKPSWSLRLHSWLFGHGGRQRWSLTVAGLACVGIGISLTWRTLEQAPDNFAAPMPRGVMAPATPMADVDAPHALLREQAAAPAMQRYAEPRQKAEKKQSMSVLMEGAGTPVPGEVEALADAPVPSAELPAAVGSIPPASMAAKQGAEKVLMQLLELRRAGKAQEAQRLQQRLQLDYPQMDIEAQLERLERSH; encoded by the coding sequence ATGAAGCGCGATCAACACGAGCCACAAGACGTGGCGCATGAGCGGGTCTTGCTCGAACACTTTCGCGCCCAGAGTCAGGCCGAACCCAGTGCCGGGCTGGATGCGCGGATCCTGGCCGCGGCCCGTACCGCGCAGCCCTCAGTTAAACCGAGCTGGAGTCTGCGCCTGCATAGCTGGCTGTTCGGTCATGGTGGTCGGCAGCGCTGGTCGCTGACGGTGGCCGGTTTGGCCTGCGTCGGCATCGGCATCAGCCTGACTTGGCGCACGTTGGAACAAGCGCCCGATAACTTTGCTGCGCCAATGCCGCGTGGCGTAATGGCCCCAGCCACGCCCATGGCCGATGTCGACGCGCCGCATGCTCTGCTGCGCGAGCAAGCGGCGGCGCCAGCCATGCAGCGTTACGCCGAGCCGCGGCAAAAGGCCGAGAAGAAGCAGTCAATGTCAGTCCTGATGGAGGGCGCGGGCACGCCAGTACCAGGCGAGGTCGAAGCCTTGGCTGATGCCCCGGTGCCGAGTGCAGAGCTGCCGGCCGCCGTGGGTTCTATACCGCCGGCCAGCATGGCGGCGAAGCAGGGTGCGGAAAAAGTGCTCATGCAGCTGCTCGAACTGCGCCGCGCAGGCAAGGCTCAGGAGGCGCAGCGCTTGCAACAACGCCTGCAGCTGGATTATCCGCAGATGGATATCGAGGCGCAGCTCGAACGACTCGAGAGAAGCCATTAG
- a CDS encoding DUF3509 domain-containing protein — protein sequence MDSINRQFVEQLFAPLRVTFSPRRPDGGIVLSLIDAADVTAYSRVLSSAQRDDAQAFAQSLEEIRLELAVRSGNIPAEMRKALKEQNSVLNYHVD from the coding sequence ATGGATAGCATCAATCGCCAATTCGTCGAACAGTTGTTTGCTCCTTTACGCGTCACTTTCAGCCCGCGCCGCCCAGACGGCGGCATTGTCCTTTCCCTCATCGACGCCGCCGATGTCACCGCCTACAGCCGAGTCCTCAGCTCCGCCCAGCGGGACGACGCGCAGGCCTTTGCGCAAAGCCTCGAAGAAATTCGCCTGGAACTCGCTGTTCGCTCCGGCAATATTCCAGCAGAAATGCGCAAGGCCCTGAAAGAACAAAACAGCGTGCTCAACTACCACGTCGACTGA
- the dnaX gene encoding DNA polymerase III subunit gamma/tau encodes MSYQVLARKWRPRSFREMVGQAHVLKALINALDSQRLHHAYLFTGTRGVGKTTIARIIAKCLNCETGISSTPCGVCSICKEIDEGRFIDLIEVDAASRTKVEDTRELLDNVQYSPSRGRFKVYLIDEVHMLSSHSFNALLKTLEEPPPHVKFLLATTDPQKLPMTILSRCLQFSLKNMPPERVVEHLTHVLGAENIPFEDDALWLLGRAADGSMRDAMSLTDQAIAFGEGKVLAADVRAMLGTLDHGQVYGVLHALLEGDARGLIDAVRHLAEQGPDWSGVLAEILNVLHRVAIAQALPDAVDNGQGDRDRVLALAEVLPAEDVQFYYQMGLIGRRDLPLAPDPRSGFEMVLLRMLAFRPADTGEGPRVALKPLGISQATADPRPNPVAGTAVVVSAVTAAVVEAEAESVVVAAVVPEPSSAQVEFQASAPVEPGPALAASPIVAAPPPAAPPAVIAGVTNLPWEEQAAAVEGCAPVAEPISAPPPTEAPEVLPVSIAPPVEADSDSDDEPPLGDYDYVEMDAQSFDYDFDAVDSVASVEPEPQLATKPATGLAADWLELFPKLGLSGMTGSIGANCTLMAVEGDSWLLHLDPGHSALFNATQQRRLNDALNQYHGRELNLQIELCAPEQETPAQAAARKRANRQREAEESIHSDPLVQQMIQQFAAVIRVDSIEPVDVQVNSLITED; translated from the coding sequence ATGAGTTATCAGGTTCTTGCACGAAAGTGGCGTCCGCGCTCGTTTCGCGAAATGGTCGGCCAGGCCCATGTGCTCAAGGCGCTGATCAACGCCCTCGACAGTCAACGCCTGCATCACGCCTACCTGTTTACAGGTACCCGTGGCGTGGGCAAGACCACAATTGCGCGGATTATCGCCAAGTGCCTGAACTGCGAAACCGGGATCAGTTCAACGCCTTGCGGTGTCTGCTCTATCTGCAAGGAGATCGACGAAGGGCGTTTCATCGACCTGATCGAGGTCGATGCTGCCAGTCGTACCAAGGTCGAAGACACTCGCGAGCTGCTGGATAACGTGCAGTATTCGCCGAGCCGTGGGCGTTTCAAGGTCTACCTGATCGACGAAGTGCACATGCTGTCTTCGCACTCGTTCAACGCCTTGCTCAAGACCCTGGAAGAGCCGCCGCCGCACGTCAAATTCCTGCTGGCAACCACTGACCCGCAGAAACTGCCGATGACCATTTTGTCGCGCTGCTTGCAGTTCTCTCTGAAGAACATGCCGCCGGAGCGGGTGGTGGAGCACCTGACCCATGTATTGGGTGCGGAAAATATTCCGTTTGAAGATGATGCACTCTGGCTGCTCGGCCGAGCGGCCGATGGTTCGATGCGCGACGCGATGAGCCTGACTGACCAGGCGATTGCCTTCGGTGAAGGTAAGGTGCTGGCGGCAGACGTGCGCGCGATGCTCGGCACTCTCGATCATGGTCAGGTGTATGGCGTGCTGCATGCTTTGCTCGAGGGTGATGCGCGGGGTCTGATCGATGCCGTGCGCCATTTAGCCGAGCAGGGCCCTGACTGGAGTGGGGTGCTGGCGGAGATTCTCAATGTCCTGCATCGCGTGGCGATCGCTCAGGCGCTGCCGGATGCGGTCGACAACGGCCAGGGTGACCGTGATCGAGTGCTGGCATTGGCCGAAGTATTGCCAGCCGAAGATGTGCAGTTTTATTACCAGATGGGCCTGATCGGTCGGCGCGACCTGCCGTTGGCACCGGATCCGCGCAGCGGCTTCGAGATGGTGCTGTTGCGCATGTTGGCGTTTCGGCCCGCCGATACCGGCGAAGGGCCGAGGGTGGCACTAAAGCCGCTAGGGATTAGCCAGGCCACAGCTGATCCCCGTCCCAACCCAGTGGCCGGCACGGCTGTGGTTGTGTCGGCTGTGACCGCTGCCGTTGTCGAGGCTGAAGCTGAGTCAGTGGTGGTTGCGGCTGTTGTGCCTGAGCCGTCGTCTGCGCAGGTCGAGTTTCAGGCATCGGCGCCGGTCGAGCCGGGTCCTGCGCTTGCAGCGTCCCCAATTGTCGCCGCGCCGCCGCCTGCTGCGCCGCCAGCGGTGATTGCTGGAGTGACAAATTTACCCTGGGAAGAGCAGGCCGCTGCGGTTGAGGGCTGCGCGCCAGTGGCTGAGCCGATATCTGCGCCGCCGCCAACCGAGGCGCCGGAAGTACTGCCCGTCAGCATTGCGCCGCCGGTCGAGGCCGATAGTGACAGCGATGATGAGCCGCCGCTGGGCGATTATGATTATGTGGAGATGGATGCGCAGTCATTCGACTACGATTTCGATGCGGTTGATTCCGTTGCGTCCGTCGAGCCGGAGCCGCAACTCGCGACGAAGCCGGCGACCGGCCTGGCTGCCGACTGGTTGGAGCTGTTTCCCAAGCTTGGCCTGTCTGGGATGACCGGCAGTATCGGCGCCAACTGCACGCTGATGGCGGTTGAGGGTGATAGTTGGTTGTTGCATCTCGATCCTGGACACAGTGCGCTGTTCAACGCGACCCAGCAGCGTCGTTTGAATGATGCTCTGAATCAGTATCATGGGCGCGAGTTAAACCTGCAGATCGAGTTGTGCGCGCCCGAGCAGGAAACTCCGGCGCAGGCAGCGGCACGCAAGCGCGCCAATCGCCAGCGCGAGGCAGAAGAGTCGATCCATAGTGATCCACTGGTGCAACAAATGATTCAGCAGTTCGCCGCAGTTATCCGCGTGGACAGTATCGAACCCGTAGATGTTCAAGTTAACTCCCTGATTACCGAGGACTAG
- a CDS encoding YbaB/EbfC family nucleoid-associated protein produces the protein MMKGGMAGLMKQAQQMQEKMQKMQEELANAEVTGQSGAGLVSVVMTGRHDVKRVSLDDSLMQEDKEILEDLIAAAVNDAVRKVEQNSQGKMSGMTDGMQLPPGFKMPF, from the coding sequence ATGATGAAAGGTGGAATGGCCGGCCTGATGAAGCAGGCCCAGCAGATGCAAGAAAAAATGCAGAAGATGCAGGAAGAATTGGCTAACGCCGAAGTGACCGGTCAGTCCGGTGCCGGCCTGGTCAGCGTGGTGATGACTGGTCGGCATGATGTCAAGCGCGTGAGCCTGGACGACAGCCTGATGCAGGAAGACAAGGAAATCCTCGAGGATCTGATCGCGGCGGCAGTGAACGATGCAGTGCGCAAGGTCGAGCAGAACAGTCAGGGTAAGATGTCTGGTATGACCGACGGGATGCAACTGCCCCCCGGCTTCAAAATGCCTTTCTGA
- the recR gene encoding recombination mediator RecR, producing MSFSPLIRQLIDSLRILPGVGQKTAQRMALQMLEHDRPGAMRLAQALTRAMEGVGHCTQCRSLSEDEVCQLCLDPRRDDSLLCVVEGPMDVYAVEQTGFRGRYFVLKGHLSPLDGLGPEAIGIPDLLARIAQGGFAEVILATNPTVEGEATAHYIAQLLANKGLIASRIAHGMPLGGELELVDGGTLAHSIAGRRPIQL from the coding sequence ATGAGCTTCAGCCCGCTGATTCGCCAATTGATCGATTCCTTGCGCATCCTGCCAGGGGTGGGGCAGAAGACTGCCCAGCGCATGGCCTTACAGATGCTCGAGCACGATCGCCCTGGCGCAATGCGCTTGGCTCAGGCGCTGACCCGGGCGATGGAGGGTGTTGGTCACTGCACGCAGTGTCGCAGCCTGAGCGAGGATGAGGTTTGCCAGTTGTGCCTTGACCCGCGTCGCGACGACAGCTTGCTGTGCGTGGTGGAAGGGCCGATGGATGTCTACGCAGTGGAGCAGACCGGCTTTCGTGGGCGTTACTTCGTGCTCAAGGGGCATCTTTCCCCGCTCGACGGCCTGGGGCCAGAGGCCATTGGAATTCCTGATCTGCTGGCACGTATTGCCCAGGGCGGTTTTGCCGAAGTCATCCTCGCTACGAACCCTACCGTAGAAGGCGAAGCGACGGCGCATTACATTGCCCAGTTGTTGGCTAACAAGGGGCTGATTGCCTCGCGTATCGCCCATGGCATGCCACTCGGTGGTGAGTTGGAGTTGGTCGATGGCGGAACCTTGGCTCATTCGATTGCCGGGCGGCGACCGATTCAGTTGTAA